The Thermocrinis ruber genome has a window encoding:
- the mutS gene encoding DNA mismatch repair protein MutS — protein sequence MWNTPSEDLTPMLAQYHALKREYSDCLLFFRLGDFYELFYEDAQIGSKELGLVLTSRPAGKGKERIPMCGVPYHSSQSYIAKLVSKGYKVAICEQLEDASQAKGIVKRDVIRVITPGTYFERDLTGLACIYPKGNKYYLSYLCPSTGEFLAGTFRGEDYLEFLLRFQPKEILVPKGFEEDLGKLLKCFFTYYGQEEVQEGLRLLKEDFDIFRAIALGFEEEDCLIPCGVAYLYLKRTQKSYTPFLKKPKPYSGEGYLRIDYRTRRGLELLESYEGREDLSLFGTINRTLTGMGRRLLKFRIAHPFLREEDILRVQEGVDELTKNRELLREIRTCLEKMPDLERLASRISGNLATPRDFSLLRKALLSLKELREALKDARSSIMVELLNQMVDLEELYLELESVLVEDPPIHLKEGGLIKDGVDPQLDELRSIKAKGETLLREYEEKLRKETGIQSLKVGYNRVMGYYIEVTKPNLRYVPSYFKRRQTLSNAERFTTEELQRLEEKILSADSRIKELEYELFLALKEKVLQSIDKVYKNAQIVAEIDYLQGLAQIAIEGGWVKPKLSKEKVLYIEEGRHPVIESFCKDFVPNSTYMDEKQLVHIITGPNMAGKSSYIRQVGILVLLAHMGSFLPCKSAEIGLTSSIHGRIGSGDVLALGISTFMNEMMEVSAILNSADERSLIILDEIGRGTSTYDGIALSKAIVEYIAKNIKARILVATHYLELTHLEEELPMVKNYHMAVSKGDEGINFLYTLKRGRAEGSFGIYVAKKAGLPEEVIQRSQEILASFDKQVPILEKVYQESEKLEWEKAFRELQEFLEGIDIAQTTPLQALLLLAEIKEKVREKSKTIC from the coding sequence ATGTGGAATACGCCAAGTGAAGACTTAACACCTATGCTTGCCCAGTATCACGCCCTAAAGAGGGAGTACTCTGACTGCCTGCTTTTCTTCCGCCTTGGGGACTTTTACGAGCTCTTTTATGAGGATGCCCAAATAGGTTCCAAAGAGCTCGGCTTGGTGCTAACCTCAAGGCCCGCCGGAAAGGGCAAAGAACGCATTCCTATGTGCGGAGTGCCCTATCATTCTTCCCAGTCTTACATAGCCAAACTGGTAAGCAAAGGCTACAAAGTTGCCATATGTGAGCAGTTGGAGGATGCCTCCCAAGCTAAGGGAATCGTAAAGAGGGATGTAATAAGGGTCATAACACCCGGCACATACTTTGAGAGAGACTTAACTGGTTTAGCTTGCATATATCCAAAGGGAAACAAGTACTACCTTTCTTACCTTTGCCCATCCACTGGAGAGTTTTTGGCGGGTACCTTTAGGGGTGAAGACTATTTGGAGTTTCTGCTGAGGTTCCAACCCAAAGAGATTCTGGTTCCCAAGGGTTTTGAGGAAGATCTGGGTAAACTCCTTAAGTGCTTTTTCACCTACTACGGGCAGGAGGAGGTCCAAGAGGGTCTAAGACTTTTAAAGGAGGACTTTGACATATTCCGTGCCATAGCCTTAGGTTTTGAGGAGGAAGATTGTCTAATTCCATGCGGTGTGGCTTATCTTTACCTAAAGAGAACTCAAAAGTCTTACACACCCTTTTTGAAAAAGCCCAAGCCCTACTCGGGAGAGGGCTACCTTAGAATAGATTACCGCACCCGGAGGGGGCTTGAACTTTTAGAAAGCTACGAAGGAAGGGAGGACCTTTCCCTCTTCGGAACAATAAACAGAACATTAACGGGTATGGGAAGACGCCTGCTAAAGTTTCGCATAGCCCATCCCTTCTTGAGAGAAGAGGACATACTAAGGGTGCAGGAGGGAGTAGATGAACTAACAAAAAACAGGGAGCTTCTCAGGGAAATAAGAACATGCCTTGAAAAAATGCCAGACTTGGAGAGACTTGCATCACGCATCAGCGGAAACTTAGCCACACCCAGAGACTTTTCCCTGTTAAGGAAAGCCCTGCTCTCCTTGAAGGAGTTGAGGGAAGCGCTAAAGGATGCCAGATCTTCTATCATGGTGGAACTACTAAACCAAATGGTGGATTTGGAGGAGCTATACTTGGAATTGGAGAGTGTTTTGGTGGAAGACCCACCCATCCATCTGAAGGAGGGAGGACTTATAAAGGATGGTGTAGACCCTCAACTTGACGAGCTAAGAAGCATAAAAGCCAAAGGGGAGACACTTTTGAGGGAGTACGAGGAAAAACTCAGAAAGGAAACAGGTATTCAAAGTTTAAAAGTAGGCTACAACAGGGTGATGGGCTATTACATAGAGGTTACAAAACCAAACCTACGATACGTGCCCAGCTATTTCAAGAGAAGACAGACCCTTTCTAATGCAGAGAGATTTACCACCGAAGAGTTGCAAAGGTTGGAAGAGAAAATCCTATCCGCAGACAGCAGAATTAAGGAGTTGGAGTATGAGCTCTTCTTAGCCCTGAAGGAAAAGGTCCTGCAAAGCATAGACAAAGTCTACAAAAACGCACAGATTGTGGCGGAGATAGACTACCTTCAGGGTTTGGCACAGATAGCCATAGAGGGGGGCTGGGTAAAGCCAAAGCTCTCAAAGGAAAAGGTCTTATACATAGAGGAAGGTAGGCATCCAGTCATAGAGAGTTTTTGCAAGGATTTTGTGCCCAACAGTACCTATATGGATGAAAAACAACTGGTTCATATAATTACCGGTCCCAACATGGCGGGAAAGTCCAGCTACATAAGGCAAGTGGGCATTTTAGTTTTGCTTGCCCACATGGGCAGTTTTCTGCCCTGCAAAAGTGCAGAGATAGGCTTAACATCTTCCATTCACGGAAGGATAGGCTCTGGGGATGTACTCGCCTTGGGCATTTCCACCTTTATGAACGAGATGATGGAGGTATCTGCCATACTGAACTCTGCCGACGAGAGAAGTTTGATAATCCTTGATGAAATAGGAAGAGGCACATCCACCTACGACGGCATTGCTCTATCAAAGGCCATTGTGGAATACATAGCCAAGAACATAAAGGCTCGCATACTTGTTGCCACCCATTACTTAGAGCTAACACACCTAGAAGAAGAACTACCCATGGTCAAAAACTATCATATGGCAGTCTCAAAAGGTGATGAAGGCATTAACTTTCTTTACACCCTCAAAAGGGGAAGGGCAGAAGGTAGCTTTGGCATATATGTAGCCAAGAAGGCAGGCTTGCCCGAAGAGGTGATCCAAAGAAGCCAGGAAATTTTAGCAAGCTTTGACAAGCAGGTTCCTATACTGGAAAAGGTTTATCAAGAATCCGAGAAACTGGAGTGGGAAAAGGCTTTCAGGGAACTGCAAGAATTCTTGGAAGGCATAGACATAGCCCAGACTACGCCCTTGCAGGCACTTCTTCTTTTGGCAGAGATAAAGGAAAAGGTTAGAGAAAAGAGCAAAACTATCTGTTAG
- a CDS encoding C40 family peptidase, producing MGRLIIAILCLFTASGLVFATQSKAQKKHSISHKKTHIKSKPVSLREIASRYGDGPTFEGDPDAIRLSSLLFYGTPYRFGGNSSNALDCSAFVQKVFRANGIELPRDSRAQAKYGYKVSLSELKPGDLLFFKTYKQDVSHVGIYIGEGKMVHAATRGGRVMISSIHEPYYRQRFLFAKRVIEAKGEEKTDPIAEIIERETNR from the coding sequence ATGGGAAGGCTGATCATTGCGATCCTGTGTTTATTTACAGCTAGCGGATTGGTATTTGCCACTCAATCCAAAGCTCAGAAAAAACACAGCATAAGCCACAAAAAGACTCATATTAAATCCAAACCAGTAAGCCTAAGGGAGATAGCCTCAAGGTATGGAGATGGACCAACCTTTGAGGGAGACCCTGATGCCATAAGGCTGTCTTCCTTGCTCTTTTACGGCACTCCCTATAGGTTTGGAGGTAATAGCTCCAACGCCCTTGACTGCTCCGCTTTTGTTCAAAAGGTCTTCAGGGCAAACGGTATAGAGCTTCCAAGAGACTCAAGGGCACAGGCTAAGTATGGATATAAGGTTAGTCTCTCGGAACTAAAACCTGGAGATCTGCTCTTTTTTAAGACCTACAAGCAGGACGTGTCCCATGTGGGTATATACATAGGAGAAGGCAAGATGGTCCACGCTGCCACGAGGGGCGGGCGAGTAATGATCAGTAGCATACATGAGCCCTATTACAGACAGAGGTTCTTGTTCGCAAAAAGGGTTATAGAGGCTAAAGGGGAGGAAAAGACAGACCCTATAGCTGAAATTATAGAAAGGGAAACTAACAGATAG
- a CDS encoding CDP-alcohol phosphatidyltransferase family protein, translating into MSYLTRELKPYFEKSFMPLIDAISKAKVHPNFLTVFGLFLVAVGSYFLYLKAHLLSFVFLLLGALCDALDGAIARKTKQNSPFGAFLDSLTDRFSDALPFIAIALSSQDKVLPFLSLLALIFSFGVSYARARAEGLGFELKVGFFERTERWIVLLAGVLLQQIFLALIILAVGSFLTLIQRVYTFMKLSQGG; encoded by the coding sequence ATGAGTTATTTGACGAGGGAGCTAAAACCTTACTTTGAAAAGAGCTTTATGCCTTTGATTGATGCCATCAGCAAGGCTAAGGTGCATCCCAATTTTTTAACAGTCTTTGGCTTATTTCTCGTAGCGGTGGGCTCCTACTTCCTTTACCTTAAGGCTCATCTTCTTAGCTTTGTATTCTTGCTCTTGGGAGCCCTCTGTGATGCTTTGGATGGTGCCATAGCCAGAAAAACCAAACAGAATAGCCCATTTGGTGCATTTCTGGACTCTCTAACCGACAGATTTTCCGATGCCTTGCCCTTCATAGCCATAGCTCTATCCTCCCAAGATAAAGTTTTGCCTTTTCTCTCACTTTTGGCGTTGATCTTTTCTTTTGGTGTTAGCTATGCAAGGGCAAGGGCGGAGGGATTGGGCTTTGAGTTAAAGGTTGGTTTTTTTGAAAGAACAGAAAGGTGGATTGTTCTTTTAGCGGGCGTTCTTTTACAGCAGATATTTTTGGCTTTGATCATTTTAGCAGTAGGTTCCTTTTTGACCCTCATACAGAGGGTTTATACTTTTATGAAACTCTCCCAAGGGGGGTGA
- a CDS encoding Fur family transcriptional regulator, whose protein sequence is MTAHQKERLEEFVKVCKEKGLKITPQRLAVYEILLRRKDHPTVEEIYEEVKEIYPFVSLATVYRTVETLEELGFIKRVAYWGSSVRYDANIQEHDHLVCVMCGAILDLKADAGCRVPEEVNGFKVLSRSLYIYGVCPSCQKKD, encoded by the coding sequence ATGACGGCGCACCAAAAGGAACGGCTTGAAGAGTTTGTGAAGGTTTGCAAGGAGAAGGGGTTAAAGATCACCCCTCAAAGGTTGGCGGTTTATGAGATACTTCTGCGCAGAAAGGACCACCCCACCGTTGAAGAAATTTACGAAGAGGTTAAGGAAATATATCCCTTTGTCTCTCTGGCTACCGTGTACAGAACGGTGGAGACTTTGGAGGAGCTGGGTTTTATAAAAAGGGTTGCCTACTGGGGAAGTTCAGTAAGGTATGACGCCAACATTCAAGAACACGACCACCTGGTCTGCGTAATGTGTGGAGCCATACTGGACCTAAAAGCAGATGCTGGATGCCGGGTGCCCGAGGAGGTAAACGGCTTTAAGGTATTATCCCGCTCCCTTTATATTTATGGGGTGTGTCCCTCATGTCAGAAGAAAGACTAA
- a CDS encoding 4a-hydroxytetrahydrobiopterin dehydratase, giving the protein MSEERLKHYSPEEILQKIQDEIPQWKYEDGYICREINTKNWKETVMLFNAIAYLAESLWHHPDVELGFKRLKIKLMTHDAKAITDKDFNLAKLIERLISLSF; this is encoded by the coding sequence ATGTCAGAAGAAAGACTAAAGCACTACAGTCCTGAGGAGATCCTTCAAAAAATACAGGACGAAATTCCCCAATGGAAATACGAGGATGGATACATCTGCAGAGAGATCAACACCAAGAACTGGAAGGAAACTGTCATGCTTTTTAACGCCATAGCCTACCTGGCTGAAAGCCTATGGCATCATCCGGATGTAGAGCTGGGTTTTAAAAGGCTAAAGATAAAGCTAATGACCCACGACGCAAAAGCAATTACAGACAAGGATTTTAACCTTGCCAAGTTGATTGAAAGGCTCATCAGTTTATCTTTTTAG
- a CDS encoding class I SAM-dependent methyltransferase — MEIFDQYAKNYDQWYERPFGSSAFGLEVACLKRVISPFSLSLEVGVGSGRFAQALGIQYGLDPSIELLKLARQRGIRGVLGRAETLPFKSSSFDLVLMVVSVCFFEEPLRAFKEAHRVLKNDGYLVLGLVLSDSPWADFYKEKAKRGHPIYSHARFYSFGELSSILARASFRVERVCTTLFEEPQDQEPVKNQEIREGFWREGGFFCVGAKKIN, encoded by the coding sequence ATGGAGATTTTTGACCAATACGCCAAAAACTACGATCAGTGGTACGAAAGACCTTTTGGAAGTTCTGCCTTTGGGCTTGAGGTAGCTTGCCTTAAGAGAGTTATAAGTCCCTTTTCTTTATCCCTTGAGGTGGGGGTGGGGAGCGGTAGGTTTGCTCAAGCCTTAGGGATTCAATACGGATTGGATCCTTCAATAGAGCTTTTAAAGTTGGCAAGACAAAGGGGTATCCGTGGAGTCCTAGGAAGGGCGGAGACTTTACCCTTTAAAAGTTCAAGCTTTGACTTGGTTCTTATGGTGGTCTCTGTGTGCTTTTTTGAAGAACCATTGCGCGCTTTTAAGGAAGCCCACAGAGTTTTAAAGAACGACGGATATTTAGTGCTGGGGCTTGTTCTTTCGGACAGCCCTTGGGCGGACTTTTACAAAGAAAAGGCAAAGAGGGGACATCCTATTTACTCTCACGCAAGATTTTATTCCTTCGGAGAGCTTTCATCCATTTTAGCCCGGGCAAGCTTCAGGGTTGAAAGGGTATGCACTACCCTCTTTGAAGAACCACAAGACCAAGAGCCTGTGAAAAATCAAGAAATAAGGGAGGGCTTTTGGAGAGAGGGAGGGTTCTTCTGCGTAGGTGCTAAAAAGATAAACTGA
- a CDS encoding DUF2905 family protein, which yields MTDLGKWLIFFGVFFIVFGLVLLLVEKLPFGFGKLPGDIFIKRDNFTFYFPLATSLLISLLLTLILNLIFWLFRK from the coding sequence ATGACGGACCTTGGAAAGTGGCTAATCTTTTTTGGTGTGTTTTTTATAGTCTTTGGTTTGGTCCTTCTGTTGGTTGAAAAGCTTCCTTTTGGCTTTGGCAAACTGCCTGGGGATATCTTCATAAAGAGGGACAATTTTACCTTTTACTTTCCCTTAGCCACTTCTCTGCTCATAAGCCTTTTGCTGACCCTTATCCTTAACCTTATATTTTGGCTTTTTAGAAAGTGA
- the flhB gene encoding flagellar biosynthesis protein FlhB yields the protein MAQENKTERATPYRRRKLREEGNVAKSVEIATASTVLLGSIAIFFTGYTLFSKVLELFWSVSLNPYIDFHRIFTQIKEGIFPLILPFFLLSLLVVVLTHIAQFGFIFTIKPLEPKLERLNPFEGLKRIFSMTTLFELTKNLLKVFLLMIVVYFFVKSGLWELFNLFASENSTAIRSFLNFTFKLVVFISVIALFIALLDYAYKRWDYERRIRMSKEEVKEEYKQHEGNPLVKSAIRRRMRQLAKGRMLQEVPKASVVITNPTHIAIALRYDPSKGDKAPVILAKGKGEIAERIVEVAIVHGVPIVRREELARALYPVVEVGEEIPPKFYRAVAEVIAFVLSRRRRIAV from the coding sequence ATGGCGCAGGAAAACAAAACAGAAAGGGCGACGCCTTACAGGAGAAGAAAGCTCAGGGAGGAAGGTAATGTAGCCAAAAGTGTGGAAATAGCCACCGCGAGCACGGTCCTCTTAGGGAGTATAGCGATCTTTTTCACAGGATACACGCTTTTTAGTAAGGTTTTGGAGCTATTTTGGAGTGTTTCTTTAAACCCATACATTGATTTCCATAGGATTTTCACTCAAATAAAGGAAGGTATATTTCCCCTTATACTGCCCTTCTTTTTGCTAAGCCTTTTGGTGGTTGTTCTTACCCACATCGCCCAGTTTGGTTTTATTTTCACCATAAAACCCCTTGAGCCCAAGCTTGAAAGGCTAAACCCCTTTGAGGGTCTAAAGAGAATTTTCTCAATGACTACCCTCTTTGAGCTTACAAAGAACCTGCTGAAGGTCTTCCTCCTTATGATAGTTGTCTATTTCTTTGTTAAATCTGGGCTTTGGGAACTCTTTAACCTCTTTGCCAGTGAGAACTCAACCGCAATAAGGAGTTTTTTAAACTTTACCTTTAAGTTGGTGGTCTTTATCTCGGTGATTGCCCTGTTTATAGCCCTTTTGGACTATGCATACAAACGGTGGGATTACGAAAGAAGGATCAGGATGAGTAAGGAAGAGGTAAAGGAGGAATACAAACAGCACGAGGGTAATCCCCTTGTTAAAAGTGCCATCAGGCGGAGGATGAGGCAGTTGGCTAAGGGTAGGATGCTTCAGGAGGTTCCCAAGGCGAGCGTTGTTATCACGAACCCCACTCACATAGCCATAGCCCTCCGTTATGATCCCAGCAAGGGAGATAAAGCACCCGTCATCTTGGCAAAGGGCAAAGGTGAGATAGCGGAGAGGATCGTAGAGGTTGCCATCGTTCATGGCGTTCCAATAGTCAGAAGGGAAGAGTTAGCCAGAGCCCTCTATCCAGTTGTGGAGGTTGGGGAGGAGATCCCACCTAAGTTCTACAGGGCGGTGGCAGAGGTTATAGCCTTTGTTCTCTCTCGCAGGAGGAGGATTGCGGTATGA
- the fliR gene encoding flagellar biosynthetic protein FliR produces the protein MISLDLNSLLTLFLLHVRVVSFLFMVPFFGRELLPSTFKVFFATALSFMLFLYTNQKPIEFATTGHFFLAVLKEFIFGFFSGLFLRLIFDAVVMAGEIIGINMGLSIATLFLPQQPQASVFSVFFMLLFTSFFLSVGGPEIVFLSLANSLSKVPLGTFDLYSINPDVFLKLFYESFNLAFRISLPIVLSMLLLNLTLAIVNRFIPQINVFIVGLPLQVFLGFALLVVLFPLISYLLSSHLKEYIIKFSRAVGG, from the coding sequence ATGATCTCCCTTGATCTAAACAGCCTTTTAACCCTCTTTTTGCTTCATGTTAGGGTTGTTTCCTTTCTGTTTATGGTGCCCTTCTTTGGTAGAGAACTGTTGCCAAGCACTTTTAAGGTCTTCTTTGCTACCGCTCTTTCCTTTATGCTCTTTTTATACACAAACCAAAAACCTATAGAGTTTGCCACCACAGGGCACTTTTTTCTTGCAGTTTTAAAGGAGTTTATCTTTGGTTTTTTCAGTGGTCTTTTTCTTAGGCTTATCTTTGATGCGGTTGTGATGGCGGGAGAGATCATAGGCATAAACATGGGTTTATCCATTGCCACCCTTTTCCTTCCCCAACAACCCCAAGCTTCTGTTTTTTCTGTGTTTTTTATGCTACTTTTTACATCCTTTTTCCTCTCGGTGGGGGGTCCAGAGATCGTCTTCCTCTCCCTTGCCAATAGCCTGAGCAAGGTGCCCTTGGGAACCTTTGACCTCTATTCTATAAACCCGGATGTGTTCCTAAAGCTTTTCTATGAGAGCTTTAACCTTGCATTTAGAATTTCCCTGCCCATAGTTCTGAGTATGCTCCTTCTAAACCTAACCCTAGCCATAGTGAATAGGTTTATCCCCCAAATAAACGTCTTTATAGTTGGTTTGCCTCTGCAGGTGTTTTTGGGCTTTGCCCTTTTGGTGGTCCTCTTTCCACTAATATCCTATCTGCTCTCAAGCCATCTAAAGGAGTATATAATCAAATTCAGCAGGGCTGTAGGAGGCTAG
- the fliQ gene encoding flagellar biosynthesis protein FliQ, translating to MSPDLILSMGQKMLELAFILVAPVLLVTFLVGLIVSILQSATQIQEMTLSYIPKLIAAYVVVLLLGAWMLNKLLDFTKELIVNIPVWLR from the coding sequence ATGAGCCCGGACCTGATCCTTTCTATGGGACAGAAGATGCTTGAGCTGGCTTTTATTTTGGTGGCGCCCGTTCTTTTGGTTACCTTCCTTGTGGGACTTATCGTTAGCATTCTTCAATCTGCCACCCAAATACAGGAAATGACCCTGAGCTATATCCCAAAGCTTATAGCGGCCTATGTGGTTGTTCTCCTTTTGGGTGCGTGGATGCTAAACAAACTGCTGGACTTTACAAAGGAGCTCATAGTTAATATTCCCGTCTGGCTCCGATGA
- the fliP gene encoding flagellar type III secretion system pore protein FliP (The bacterial flagellar biogenesis protein FliP forms a type III secretion system (T3SS)-type pore required for flagellar assembly.) yields MLFIKTLALSLLLIGVCYAQEQILPNIELKVGTGQLDTSIRLLILLTVLSLAPSILIMTTSFVRIVIVLSLIRQALGVPTVPPNQVIVSLALFLTFFIMKPVFENINQNALQPLLRGEITDQVFFERTSDILKEFMAKHTRKETIKVFLDISGMSKEEREKIKSPKDIPLSVLIPAFMVSEISVAFQIVFLLFLPFLIIDLVVASILIAMGILMIPPQIISLPFKLMLFVLANGWELVILSLVRSYQ; encoded by the coding sequence ATGTTGTTTATAAAGACCTTAGCCCTTAGCCTTTTGTTAATTGGTGTTTGCTACGCCCAAGAGCAGATACTGCCAAACATAGAGCTAAAAGTTGGCACAGGACAGCTGGATACTTCCATAAGACTATTGATTCTTCTAACTGTTCTATCCCTCGCCCCATCTATTCTAATCATGACAACATCTTTTGTTAGGATCGTTATAGTGTTATCCTTGATAAGGCAGGCTTTGGGTGTTCCCACCGTTCCGCCCAATCAGGTGATCGTATCCCTTGCCCTCTTTTTGACCTTTTTTATTATGAAGCCTGTTTTTGAAAACATAAACCAAAACGCCCTTCAACCTCTGCTCAGGGGGGAAATAACCGATCAGGTGTTCTTTGAAAGAACCTCGGACATTTTAAAGGAGTTCATGGCTAAGCATACAAGAAAGGAGACCATAAAGGTCTTTTTGGACATATCTGGTATGAGCAAAGAAGAAAGGGAAAAGATCAAATCGCCGAAGGATATTCCCTTGAGTGTGCTGATCCCCGCCTTTATGGTAAGCGAAATAAGCGTAGCTTTCCAGATAGTTTTTTTACTATTCCTACCCTTTTTGATTATAGATTTGGTGGTTGCGTCCATACTTATAGCCATGGGCATCCTTATGATTCCGCCCCAGATCATATCCTTGCCCTTTAAACTCATGCTCTTCGTGTTGGCTAACGGTTGGGAACTTGTTATACTTTCCCTTGTAAGGAGCTACCAATGA
- a CDS encoding flagellar basal body-associated FliL family protein has product MAEEKVEEKKGGRKILFLIPILLLVLAVAGGGVYFFLLNKPKKEGEEKISPSHVGVMVDLGVFTVNLADKGTDAYARVAITLELSNEKVKQEVDKRMPIIKDAIIDVISSKTSDFVRTPEGREALRLELIRRLNIILVEGGVRNIYFTEFVVQTS; this is encoded by the coding sequence ATGGCGGAGGAAAAAGTAGAAGAGAAAAAGGGAGGAAGAAAGATATTATTTCTAATACCTATCCTCTTATTAGTTTTGGCAGTTGCAGGCGGAGGTGTATATTTCTTCCTACTCAACAAACCTAAGAAAGAAGGTGAGGAAAAGATTAGTCCCTCCCATGTGGGAGTTATGGTGGATTTGGGAGTATTCACCGTCAATTTGGCAGATAAGGGAACTGACGCCTATGCAAGGGTAGCCATAACTTTGGAACTTTCCAACGAAAAGGTAAAACAGGAGGTGGATAAAAGGATGCCCATAATCAAGGATGCAATCATAGATGTGATAAGTAGTAAAACCTCTGATTTTGTAAGGACGCCCGAAGGAAGGGAAGCCCTAAGGTTAGAGCTTATAAGAAGACTTAATATCATTTTGGTAGAGGGTGGTGTCCGAAACATATACTTTACTGAATTCGTAGTTCAGACATCGTGA
- a CDS encoding TldD/PmbA family protein: MEQLKKWIEDSLKGEYEYEAYIESTEKLLVETSRESLENISKSKEVGLGIRVLKNFKQGFAYTTDLSWTAVSNCVKRAVESLELTPEDDGFVLNKGEFKGQLQADYDQEGLSLSVEDKAELLINLERLAKDLDRRIVGTRKTSLKEFKVDVRCFNSHGLEYSYTTTYFSCLTSALAVENGEEAISYEYRSGRYLKDIDLEEMARDVAFKATAQLGAVSYETKVIPVVFFRESAVSLLEAFSPMFLGDALVKNKTLLKGKEGQAIASPLLTVIDDGTLKGGVGTLELDAEGIPSKKNIVIEKGIFKGFLHSVYTAVKCNAKPTGNSVRHGYKSLPTSGIRNLYIERGTHTLEDLLRAYDEVFLILDLMGLHTVDPISGDFSLGASGIIYKSGKKEKAVKGVVIGGNIQELLKNLVGIGEDLRMYGHVGSPSLLVEAITVGG; this comes from the coding sequence ATGGAACAATTAAAGAAGTGGATAGAAGATTCCTTAAAAGGAGAGTATGAATACGAAGCATACATAGAGAGCACGGAAAAACTTTTGGTGGAGACCTCAAGGGAAAGCTTGGAAAACATTTCCAAGTCGAAGGAGGTTGGCCTGGGCATAAGAGTTCTTAAGAATTTTAAACAGGGATTTGCGTACACTACAGATCTATCCTGGACGGCGGTCTCAAACTGTGTAAAGAGGGCAGTGGAATCTTTGGAGCTAACGCCAGAGGATGACGGCTTTGTTCTAAACAAAGGCGAGTTTAAAGGGCAATTGCAAGCGGATTACGATCAGGAAGGACTTTCTCTTAGTGTTGAGGACAAAGCGGAGTTGCTTATAAACCTTGAAAGGCTCGCAAAGGACCTTGACAGAAGGATTGTGGGTACAAGAAAGACAAGCCTGAAGGAATTTAAAGTGGATGTTCGTTGCTTTAACTCTCATGGTCTTGAATACAGCTATACAACCACCTACTTTTCCTGCCTTACCTCAGCCCTTGCAGTAGAAAACGGGGAAGAGGCTATATCCTACGAATACAGGAGCGGTAGATATTTAAAGGACATAGACCTTGAAGAGATGGCGAGAGATGTTGCCTTCAAGGCTACTGCCCAGTTGGGGGCGGTTTCTTACGAAACAAAGGTCATTCCTGTTGTCTTCTTCAGAGAAAGTGCGGTATCCCTTTTGGAGGCCTTCAGTCCGATGTTCCTGGGAGATGCCCTCGTGAAAAACAAAACCTTGCTAAAAGGCAAAGAAGGTCAAGCAATAGCAAGCCCCTTGCTAACGGTGATAGATGACGGAACCTTAAAGGGGGGTGTGGGTACTCTGGAGTTGGACGCGGAAGGCATTCCATCTAAGAAAAACATAGTAATTGAAAAGGGAATTTTTAAAGGTTTCTTGCACAGTGTATACACTGCGGTCAAATGCAATGCAAAACCAACGGGTAATTCGGTAAGACACGGCTATAAAAGCTTGCCCACCTCCGGCATAAGGAACCTGTACATAGAGAGGGGAACCCATACTTTGGAAGACCTGTTGAGGGCTTACGATGAGGTCTTTTTGATTTTAGATTTAATGGGTCTGCACACCGTAGACCCTATTTCCGGAGACTTTTCCCTAGGTGCTTCTGGTATAATTTACAAGAGTGGCAAGAAGGAGAAAGCAGTGAAAGGAGTAGTAATAGGAGGGAACATTCAGGAACTTCTGAAAAATTTGGTGGGAATAGGAGAAGACCTTAGGATGTATGGACATGTGGGTTCTCCATCCTTGCTTGTAGAAGCTATAACTGTTGGGGGATAA